The sequence below is a genomic window from Pecten maximus chromosome 14, xPecMax1.1, whole genome shotgun sequence.
GATACTCTGATTCTCTCTGGACGTGTGGAGTTTCTCCGGACAATCTGATTCTCTCCGGACGTGTGGGGTTTCTCCGGAAACTCTGATTTTCTCCGGCCTTGTAGGTTTCTCGGAATAGATAAACTTTAATTCTATTGGCTATACACATTTTTGTCCGGATAAAAGGCAAATATCTGTATTAATCCTttggttgggtggcacagtggtaacacaatTGCCTTTCATATAGGCGGCCGGAGTCCATTTCCGTGAAGAAGGtatgggtcacctgcccgaccacgtggagTTTCTTCTGGACCATTGGTACGCTTCCACTCTGGTCAATAAGAGCGTTTAATATAAGCTGATCAAAGTCTCCTGGACGACCTCAAATACTCTTGTGCACCGCTGGTTTTCGGGAAACATGCCAGAAACGACAGGAAAATGtgaagaaataaaaatgatgatgataagaAGAAACCGAGCAAAAGCATTCCCCCAAAGTACGAATCTTAATGtagaattatgaaatatttgcGGATAAGGTATCACACATACTGAGAGTAGAACGGAGTGTAATGTGATGCTACTTATGACTGCGGGGACTCAACACTGATTACATAGATTATCTATTACGATTACTGtatattgtttaatatcttGCATACCTATCGGGCGTCATTTTACTTTGCATTACATTTAAAAATCGAAGGCTACAGGAGACGAATGTACGgcaatttattttataacagtGCCTTATTGTTTAGCAGTGtgtcttgagaagaagtttttttcTCACCCTATATACCCTAAAGGCGTCGTTAGCTTCATTTTTATACTAAAGGTGAGTTCCAGACCTCCATCGTGTCCAAGACATATAAGTTAACTCACATTTATGTACTGAGAGATAATTCAATAGGGTATAAGGAGGTGTTCTCCACTTGCCCACTTTTTAAAGTTCAAAGAAAAGTGTTGATATAGGAGAACAAAGGGAAACCAATTATAAATGGAGATACAGCCGGTATAAGTAATTAATATAGAACTTCACCGTACAGCTGTTCCgttataggactcgtcagttatgCAAGGGCCCAAAAATATGGAAATCCAAATGGTAAGTCGGGAAAGTGAAGTGTGCCTAAACAGATGTTAGAATATCGAAATGTCTTACTTTATAAATTGCGTGATTGCTGAGTTTTAAATAATTACAGAAAGAACACGAGATACATCTGTATGTTCTGAACCTGTGataataatcataaaaaaattaacGTGTTATCCATCCAGTTTTAACAGCAATCCCCGAATACCAGTCCACCTACATAGCCTACCACACAGCAATCCCCGAGGTACAGTCCACCTACATAGCCTACCACACAGCAATCCCCGAAGTAGTCCACCTACATAGCCTACCACACAGCAATCCCCGAGGTACAGTCCACCTACATAGCCTACCACACAGCAATCCCCGAGGTACAGTCCACCTACATAGCCTACCACACAGCAATCGCCGAGGTACAGTCCACCTACATAGCCTACCACACAGCAATCCCCGAGGTACAGTCCACCTACATAGCCTACCACACAGCAATCGCCGAGGTACAGTCCACCTACATAGCCTACCACACAGCAATCCCCGAGGTACAGTCCACCTACATAGCCTACCACACAGCAATCCCCGAGGTACAGTCCACCTACATAGCCTACCACACAGCAATCCCCGAAGTACAGTCCACCTACATAGCCTACCACACAGCAATCGCCGAGGTACAGTCCATCTACATAGCCTACCACACAGCAATCCCCGAAGTAGTCCACCTACATAGCCTACCACACAGCAATCCCCGAAGTACAGTCCACCTACATAGCCTACCACACAGCAATCGCCGAGGTACAGTCCATCTACATAGCCTACCACACAGCAATCCCCGAGGTACAGTCCACCTACATAGCCTACCACACAGCAATCCCCGAGGTACAGTCCACCTACATAGCCTACCACACAGCAATCCCCGAGGTACAGTCCACCTACATAGCCTACCACACAGCAATCGCCGAGGTACAGTCCACCTACATAGCCTACCACACAGCAATCCCCGAAGTAGTCCACCTACATAGCCTACCACACAGCAATCCCCGAGGTACAGTCCACCTACATAGCCTACCACACAGCAATCCCCGAGGTACAGTCCACCTACATAGCCTACCACACAGCAATCCCCGAGGTACAGTCCACCTACATAGCCTACCACACAGCAATCCCCGAGGTACAGTCCACCTACATAGCCTACCACACAGCAATCGCAAAGGGCTGTGTAGAAGATGCACTAGTGAATAGCACTTTTAAATAAGTACATAACATCAATTGAAACATAAAAATCCCACCAGTAATCTCTTTGTGTTACTTTATACATGCTTATTATGTCATAAAATAACATCAGGTTCAAACTCGTAACGAATCgaaagataaaacaaataaaaaatcatatttttaattttaaaaagttacTTCGAACAGGAAGAAAGTTAAAAAATACGAATTGACAGTACATACTTATATTACTTTTACAGAATACATAAACTACATGTGAATACCATCTTTAGATATAGAGAATAACGAAAATGAATACAAATAGCTGTCAATTGAAAGACTGTTCCTCAGCCACCTTGGAAAAGTGCACTGAGATTATGCTGGTGCATGAAAAATAGCAGAAATGCTACTGGGAAAAAACAAGCAATAAATGACTTATACGTGTACGTAAAAATACATGGACGAATCAGCAAACCGTGTTATGATGAAATCTAATAATATGACTGCGCACTGCACTGAAGCCAAACTAGTGATCTATATAATTTGGccaaatatataaaaactgCTAATAGAAGACGTGATATTGCATTAAATTAAGCTAACGTCTTGAGAGTTTATTAATCACAAAATAGTTATTATTATATGCAGTGCTAGATATCTCTCTACACTTCTAGGCGTACTGTAGGTGTGATAGTGGTGCgtgtgtgttgttgtttatatgttaaatgttatattgCACTGTATATATGCACAACTGATGAGCGGTATAGctcaaagtaataaatgaacttgaaccAGCGACACAGCGATACCACGGGAACACACGGTACCGACTGAAGACAGCTGTACAGCGTATACCATAGCGACATGGGATATCGGGGGTAACTGAGACATGTATAGACAACTGTAAGTATAAATTGTACGCGGATTGTTCCAACATCAACACAGACTTGTGTTATTGTTACTGTGACACAGCATGTCCCTTTTTCCGTGATTGCTGCACAAACACAAGCGAGTCTAATACTGGAAGCATTGATGTCGATGCCCAAAACATTTTGCCATGCAGAAGCATCAGTCAAACTAGCTGTAAATTTGTAAATACGTGTTACAGGGAGTGGGAAGATGACGCAATTAAAGAAAGGTGCGAAAATGTCGACGAAGACGTTACTTTAACGAATGTAAACTTGCTGCCAGTTGTTGGGTATTCGTTGGCAATGCCTCTGATGTATAGGAACAAGTTCTGTGCCCATTGTAACTATAACAACGAGTATGTTATGGTACTTCCGGGACTGCTGCCGAGAAGCTGTAACGTGTTTACAATACTTGACAAATTACCCGTCACCAAAGAAGACATAGGTTCAGCCCTGACCTATCTGACTGACGAGTTGAGGTGTGACCTGGTCCTGGAAGCTTCCGTCTGGTTTAAACACTGTCGTAGGTGTGACTGTATCAACCTTTGGAGTGCGACAAATAGTGGCTTTATCGAAGTTACATATACCATGGACAAACTCTATGAATGCCGTGTCAATGTAAGTTCCAAAAACAATGTAAGTCGTTGGTTCATTTTCAAGATTTGTGAAAGTATTTTATAATGTTAGATGTGTTATTTTAAGACAAAGAACAAGCATATACTCACTGCATTAAACTCATCCACTGACCATTATCTCGTATGCACTGACCATTATCTCGTATCCATTGACCAGTATCTCGTATGCATTGACCATTATCTCGTATCTATTGACCATTATCTAATATCTTTTGACCATTATCTCGTATCTATTGACCATTATCTCGTATCCATTGACAATTGTATCCATTGACCATTATCTCGTATCCATTGACCATTATCTCGTATCCATTGACCATTATCTCGTATCTTTTGACCATTATCTCGTATCCATTGATCATTATCTCGTATCCATTGACCATTATCTCGTATCCATTGACCATTATTTTGTATCCATTGACCATTATCTCGTATCCATTGGCCATTATCTCGTATCCATTGACCATTATCTTGTTTCCATGGACCATTTTCTCGTATCCATTGACCATTATCTCGTATTCATTGACCATTATCTCGTATCCATTGACCATTATCTTGTTTCCATTGACCATTATCTCGTATCCATTGACCATTATCTCGTATCCATTGACCATTATCTTGTTTCCATTGACCATTATCTCGTATTCATTGACCAGCATCTCGTATCCATTGACCATTATCTCGTATCCATTGACCATTATTTTGTATCCATTGACCATTATCTCGTATCCATTGACCATTATCTTGTATCCATTGACCATTATCTCGTATTCATTGACCATTATCTCGTATCCATTGACCAATATCTCGTATCCATTGACCATTATCTTATATCCATTGATCATTATCTCGTATCCATTGACCATTGTCTTGTATCCATTGACTATTATCTCGTATCCATTGACCATTATCTCGTATCGTTTGACCATTATATCGTATCCATTGACCTTTATCTCGTTTCTATTGACCATTATCTCGTATCCATTGACCAGTATATTGTATCCATTGACCAGTATCTCGTATCCATTTTGCTAAGTTATTATATAGAATTAAGGACGATATGATAACAGAGTAACAATCATCTTTCGAACCAGCTCTTAATTAATACTattaaaacatgtcatatttcaatattcacAGAGCCACAATACCTTTCTACATCAGATGtttgtttatacaatattgtcaacccaaacattatatagacacatgtatagatatacaatattgttaacacaaacattatatagatatacaatattgtcaacacaaacattatatagatatacaatattgtcaacacaaatattatatagatatacaatattgtcaattcaaatattatatagatatacaatattgtcaacccaaatattatatagatacacaATATTGTCAACCCaaacattatatagatacacaatattgacaacacaaacattatatagatacacaatattgtcaacacaaacattatatagatacacaatattgtcaacacaaaaattatatagatacacaatattgacaacacaaacattatatagatacacaatattgacaacacaaacattatatagatacacaatattgtcaacacaaacattatatagatacacaatattgtcaacacaaacattatatagatacacaatattgacaacacaaacattatatagatacacaattttgtcaacacaaacattatatagatacacaatattgtcaacacaaacattatatagatacacaatattgtcaacacaaacattatatagatacacaatattgacaacacaaacattatatagatatacaatattgtcagttcaaatattatatagatatacaatattgtcagttcaaatattatatagatatacatgtacaatattgtcaacacaaacattatatagatacacaattttgtcaacacaaacattatatagatacacaatattgtcaacacaaacattatatagatacacaatattgacaacacaaacattatatagatatacaatattgtcagttcaaatattatatagatatacaatattgtcaacccaaacattatatagatacacaatattgtcaacacaaacattatatagatatacaatattgtcagttcaaatattatatagatatacaatattgtcaacccaaacattatatagatacacaatattgtcaacacaaacattatatagatacacaatattgtcaacacaaacattatatagatacacaatattgtcaacacaaacattatatagatacacaatattgtcaacacaaacattatatagatacacaatattgtcaacacaaaaattatatagatacacaatattgtcaacacaaacattatatagatacacaatattgacaacacaaacattatatagatacacaatattgtcaacacaaacattatatagatacacaATATTGTCAGttcaaatattatatagatacacaATATTGTCAGttcaaatattatatagatatacaatattgtcaattcaaatattatatagatatacaatattgtcaattcaaatattatatagatatacaatattgtcaattcaaatattatttagatatacatgtacaattttgtcAACCcaaacattataaaaatatacaatattgtcaacacaaacattatatacagatatacaatattgtcagttcaaatattatatagatatacaatattgtcaattcaaatattatatagatatacaatattgtcaattcaaatattatttagatatacatgtacaattttgtcAACCcaaacattatatagatatacaatattgtcaacacaaacattatatacagatatacaatattgtcagttcaaatattatatagatatacaatattgtcaattcaaatattatatagatatacaatattgtcaattcaaatattatttagatatacatgtacaattttgtcAACCcaaacattatatagatatacaatattgtcaacccaaacataatatagatatacaatattgtcaacccaaacattatacatgtatagatatacaatattgtcaagccaaacattatatagatatacaatattaccaacacataacaaaacatacaatattatcataaaatgatatttttcacactttctgaCGTGACAGTGTCACTTGGTTCTCGATAGATAAGCAAATTGATCGACCATGCAAAAAGCTGATAAAATGCTGCATAACTGGGCGTTCGTAAAAACAATGTGACCACTTCTCCTAGGTGTTGTTCAGCACTGTCAAATATCTTGTATGctattaaataattaaagaatTGGTGTAATGGtgcattttaattaattagtgtacttacttatatatatctataaatacttAGCAAAGTAGTCTCgttcattacatgtacaagtattttTGCTCCCATTAACAATCAATTTCATTGGCtgaacatttattttatcaaaccATAACGTAAAAGATGACGTCACCGTTTGGAACGTcgtgtttgattggttgatacaGCTGCGTAATAATTCTAAGAAAAACAAGTCCATCAATAAAAGTGGATTTTCACTGGGATTTTGTAGAGTAAACTTAATTATAGGGATAAacctgaatatatatattttcatgttaCGGAGATTTAACACAAAGAACCTATGTGTACTCCAAATAAACAACTTGCTTCGcctttttcttgtttttttgttatatctCCATACCATAAAGAATATATCcaagttaatccttaaatagatatatgatatttccaagtcaaaatttgaaatgtttaatttgtttacctaaatttataaaatatcaaatatgatcCGACTTTTCGCAATTCTAATAGGATGAAACATGGTCAAGTGGAAATCGATAGTTTGAAATATTAACctgatgttttttattttagaaacaCCGAGTTAACATGGCGTTTATGACGCAATATTATCTTTGTGACGTCATTATGTCCCAATGTAAATTTGGTGTTATAAAGATAAACATAATACAATTTCACAATCTCATATctgatataaaaatacatgcaagaattttgaattttgaaccTGGTAGAAATCTAAAATATTAACCTCGGGTTTCACTCTCGGTTAATATTTCATTCTACTAGGTCGATATGACACTATATAGACCTCACTAAATGTATTTCCAAACATACAGAATAACAAATCTGACTAAAATTATATGGCAACTCGATGCTACAAACGAACACCAATAATTTACCGCAGTCATCTCGACATgccaaaacagaaaacaatatcactggcaataaaacaaatattcctTCCGTAGTGTAGcacatttttaaaagaaaactttaTCATATACATGCTTATCATTATTTAAGACTGTTTTCAAGTGATTTGTCATTTTGACAGGGTAACCTGGCTGCTGATGTTTCTGACGGTGTTTGCAATATTGGAGAACGATACATCGATGATTATTGTGTGCGAGTATTCCTTATCATCAAACCTACCCAGGCATGGAGATTTCTATACTCAGTTATTGGCCAGGAGGTAAAATCATTGGAGACCGCAGAAAGATTTGTAGAGGCCGCCAAACGTTCTGTGTCCATGCAGTTAGGGATGGGACCAGACTGGCTACTGTACTGGAATGTGAGGGAGATTCCGGGGGTACGAAACACGTCTTCTC
It includes:
- the LOC117342815 gene encoding uncharacterized protein LOC117342815, giving the protein MPLMYRNKFCAHCNYNNEYVMVLPGLLPRSCNVFTILDKLPVTKEDIGSALTYLTDELRCDLVLEASVWFKHCRRCDCINLWSATNSGFIEVTYTMDKLYECRVNGNLAADVSDGVCNIGERYIDDYCVRVFLIIKPTQAWRFLYSVIGQEVKSLETAERFVEAAKRSVSMQLGMGPDWLLYWNVREIPGVRNTSSQACIVIQLDVVTENMIGDPDDMFLSRNMYELCEECQQLGTFVPESLFLFDEVACHIPRCTFPRFGLLAGDQTEQHTTENTSTTDTTNPVTLTPENMSNGAPKRDKIGSGGTCWTSWSSSFSLILTLLIPLIVPPLS